GTTGTCTCCTGTTTTAAGTCTCTCCTGGttacatgggttgtactgcattTAAATCTCAAAATTCTAATATTGAAACCAAAATAGCAGAGCTGTATGATATTTCTAATTTTACTGAATTCTGCTGTTTTGTGAATGAAAATTGCTTTGAATCTTTTGTCAGATTTCATACACTTGTAGTAAATCTTGGAATATAAACTTGGTATTTAATTTAATGTTAGACACACTGTATGTTATAACTGAGCATATTTTATgttataaaatctttttttcaataaatttcacAAATCAATCAGTTAAACCCATAATAAGTAATTTTAGGCTGACAAATCAAGAAAAACTAATGAGTTAatttactaaactccaaattatTGCAAACTGATTtctgaatggcaaaatttaggcaaCACTATCCAAGCTGTGTATAAAGCagagtttgagattttttttccaaatcatctgttttagcctacattttgctaTTCGGATTATGGCTTCTACTATTAAGAGTTTAGTGAAAACTCCAAATGTGTTTTAAAAAGGAAAGCATTTAGAGTTTGTTGGATCTTACCAGCAGGATTTGTGTGAATTGTTTTCCTCATCCAGTCATAGGGCTGGTGCCTTTGATTGTTGGAAAGGGTTTGAACTATATTCACTGAATCAAGAGGCATCGCCCCTTGGCCAGGGTGGCGCATTGAGCTATAGTCAGGAGACTCATACATCATCTGTCCAGGAGATAATCCAGATATTGGAGCAGAGCATGTGTTAGAGGGTCCAGGGCCATAACCATTCCATTCTTCTCTCTGAAACCCATAATGTGATCCCCAAACTCCTGACGAATGCCCTGAATTATCCATAATCTGAGCATTGTGGTATTCCATGTACTCTGAGTAGGTGGCATTAGATGGAAAATTCTGCATCGGTACACCGCTGTTAGGATATTTCCTGGGTCCAGGATACATGTTGTTTTCTTGATCCATAAAGTAACTCACATACATTGTAGCCAGGTAGAGTCCAACATTGTTAGATATCAAGCAATTCCTGAGATAGAATTTTGTCTTGCTTTCCTTACCTGATGTTTCACTAAATGAAGTAAATGACAACTGGAGTCACTGATCTGGTATTGCCTTGCTCAAAATGACATTTACATTGGAATGAAATCCAGGCTTTCAGGGAACTCCACCTTGCTGTTTCTCATAGTGCTTCCTTTTCCACAGTTGTTAAGGCATCCCAGTCTCCTGTCCCCTCCCTGAAAGCAATTCAGTTTACGACAGGGTAGAGTTAAACAGTACTTTGATATGAATCTAGAATTGTTTTGAAAGTAAAATtgtgatatatcatatatttatagtaagttatagaaaaaaaaatatgaaaagtcACTTATTATGTTTTTCTAGCATTACCTTTAGGACAAAtcttgaaaatatatttatttaaacacatCCTGTCCAGTATTCTTTAGGAATAGGTATTTAATACAACTTTAAAAGTGCACAGTGTGGCCTTTCTTATAACCGTGCATATTCCTTAGAAACTTGTCACACTGCTATATTTATAAGGCTAGAGTTAATGTAATTTTTGAAAGTTGCAACCCTAGTTTTTAGCTGTGACAATTTGTCTaatcaaaattacatttttattttatttataacatattttaccagaaaggatacattaagatttttcaaataaatgtaattatgtGAAGCTTATTTGCTGATTATTTGTGGAATAATtctaagcttaaagggacactgtaggcacccagaccacttcagctaattgaagtagtctgagtgctgtgacccttttgcacttagtgctgcaatgtaaaaattgcagttccagagaactgcaatgtttacattgcagctctaagtctgccctctgtggttgtctgccagacagccactaaagggcttCTTGAATCCAAACTGttttttggtccgttatctgacgctggacgtcctcacggacctccagcgtcaaatttcccccaaaggaaagcattgaataatgctttcctgtggggatgtCAAATGCGTGCGGCCATtgtcatgcatgcgcattaggtctctcctaccggctgacatcggcgggggaggagcgtggggggAGCCTGACTCAGAGCCgatggacatcggcgctggattcaagtAAGTGGCTGTAAGGGGCTGGAGCCAAGGTGGGACTTTTACCCAATGAGGCTATTAGGCCTAGAATTCTCAAATTCTGATTGCATGTGACACAATGCTCTGTGTCGTCAATAAACCTTACTGTGGGCAACCAGGTTCATTGGAAAGCAGCAGTCCCCCTTACCACAAACAGCAAAACCTTTTGTTACGTTGGTAAATGCTACAACATAAGTTCAAAACATTTTACAGAGCATGACATTCTTTGCATGGCACTTGCAAAATAATGAGCCCAAGACTAGCCTAGGAACATAAAGTGGATGTTATCAACTTTACATTGCAGAAGGGTCATTGACCAAATAAATAGGGCTAACAAAAGATAGGTCACTTTACTAAGAGGGCTTTGTTCTTATCTGTATAAACATAATCCAGATACTATCTGTTAGAAAGTGCCAATTGCTCTTCAAATATGTAATAGAATAACTCCTTGTTAGCCATGTTCCAATGGCGGAATCcatttgctatatattttttagatttttatttaatcaaaaaCCCAAACTAATTGTGCTTCAGAAACTTAACCAAGAGCTCTAAGGATCAGCTCAAGTCACAAGCTTATGTTGTAACTTCGCATCTATGATCAAGGCTGCTTAGGGAATATTCTGTTACTTAAAATAATACATTGATTTTGCAAAATGCCAAGGACTGCATTACATCTTTACACTAAATGTGCCGTTGGTGCAACGTGAGGGTTGGTGTTGTTGAACAGTGTGCGGATAAACCCCAATTTTTTTCCGGACTGGGAAAGAACCAGCATTTGTTTCATGAGCAGGTTTAATGTGATCCTATCTTGTTTAATTCTTCCATTTTCTAAGCTGATAGGTTAAACTTACTATTTAGTTCAATGAAGTGTAATGTGCAGAAGAAACACAAGGACAAGATTCACTCAAAACACACCCTGTCCACTTGCTGAGAGAGGTATTGAAATCATAGTAATAAAATGCAGATGACGATTTCCACTCTTGTTCCTAAAATCATTTGTTTGGTGTTtctgcacctgctacagcaaaGAAAGACAAAACTAGTAATTAAGCAAGCCTCAATAGGTCTGTCTACTTAAGTTGTTCAATTCCTGCTTTTTATTAAGGGTAATTCATGCATGCTTTTTTATTGCATGGGCAAGGATCCAGCAATTCTTGCATTATCCTTCTGCTTTACTTAGAACAGTGGTATGGGGTCCGATGTCATATTATCTTTGAAGAAACAAACAATATCTAATGAAATAAgtggcaaataaaataaaataaaagtgctgCATGGTTCCAGTATTCATTCTGACAAAGGGGCACAAAGCTGGATGAGTTAAATGGTGACTGGGTCTATAAAAAAATGGTGCTGCTTCGTATAACCCATTGTAcatcgctacggaatttgctgtcactatataaataataataataatataaccattcAATGCTCAGCCCACCAGTGATCAAAAGCACCCTGAATTACTCATTCATAACCTATTTTAGAATATGAAAAAATGACTATTCTTGAATATTagatgcttacattgaaacacattCCTATTTGTTTCAAACTTAAAACCATActaatgcttaaaggaccactaggcacccagaccacttcagcttaatgaagtggtctgggtgccaggtccatctaggattaaccatttctgctgtaagcatagcagtttcagagaaactgctatgtttactttagttaatccagcctctagtggctgtctcattgacagccactagaggcgcttccgcgcttctcactgtgattttcacagtgagacgatgccagcgtccataggaaagcattgagaatgctttcctatgagactggctgaatgcgcgcggatcttgccgcgcatgcacattcagccaatgacggcaGAAGGAGGAGGAgcttccccagcgccgagggagcccggcgctggaaaaaggtacgtgtttaaccccttcctcaccctagagcccggtgggaggggggcccaaggaccctatagagccaggaaaacgagtatgttttcctggcactttagtggtcctttaaaatcatTTTCTTCGCTCTATCAATCTTATCAATCTATCAATCTCTCTCTTTCCTTCCCACACTCAAAAGACttgttttgtgtatttatttcaaTTGGGATTTTGTCTGACTGATTTTGTTGCTATTTTAAATGTAACATATTGTATAAGGTTGATATCCTTCTACATAAAGAATTAAACATAGCATATTTTGTGGAGTTTGACTACTACAGGTATACATTTAGAGAAGACGAGTTTGATCTCTTGTGTGCACTTTGTGAATTGGAGCTATATTTTAATTGGGTGGAAATTCCAAGCTAAACATAATGGAATTCACACTTTCTTTCGCTCAGTGTTTCCTTCAGCTCTGATCACCCACTTACTATAAATTACAGTGCTACTTCCTACACTAAAATTCATAAAAGGGAAACCTCATAACTTGTATGTATGCATATGATGTAATATCAGTGTGCTATTAACACCCTCTGATATGTACACATCCTTGACTCTGATATGTACACAATATATACCTCTAATATCCTTTTTGGATAGATATCGCTTCTTGGATAGATGGTATGATGCTATCACCAGGGGAAGGCTGGCATATATAGAGCAATTGTCCCAGGCTGGACTCTACCATACAGAGTTTGTGGGCTGAAGCCTCGCAACACCATATTTTTACAGGTGGGAAGTAGATGTGTTTGGATAACTGTCAGTAGAGTATAAACTGCAATGTtgacattgcagggctaaatccgcctctgacgtgcaagttcccattgattcaatgtttttctatggggaagcttgCATGCACGCTGCAGTTGACGTGCATGCGTATCAGGTCCCAAATGCTCCTATATAAGAAGCATTGGACTGGACCAACTGTGGAGGAAGCCATACCTCCTCCATGACATCACAGGTGGCAGAGAGGTAAGTAGCACAAAAGGAGGCTCAGCGCAGGAATAAGGTTTCTGATTTATCTTGCTGTTTGCACATCACCTTCCTTTGTGGGGAAAATACCACATCTGCCCTATGGAATAAGCAAAGCCATTGCTTGCTCTCTACTTGTGGGTACATATCTTACTATTTTACCACTTTTAAAGTATACGGAGAGCCCTATATTCCATCTCTGTTTTATCAATATAGCATAATGGTGAAGATTGCAACTATATTTTCCAAAGGTAGTGGATATTCCCTATATCCAAGAGTGGGAATAATTCCACTCCACACCATTTACTAGGAGAGCCATCAGAAGGCTCCTACAAATATGTgtgcactatatataaatatatttattcacccAACCCAGTATACCTACAATACTACTCTGTATTGGTATTTTCTGTTTCTCCTGGATCAAGTCTCAGTAGATCAAGTCACCAACCTATATTCATAGGCATACTAATTTGGAGCTTAAATACAAGCTCCATACACTGTAAGTGcagttcttttattttttatcctcCTAACAAGTGACATAATACACTATAGTCTACTCCTTGTCCTCTCTTTTCGTATATACCTGAATTTGAGGTCATTTACAAGGCTCTTCCCTCTGCATACCATTACTTACGACTGGAAAAGaggagactctggtttgggttgtTCGAGCTGCCTTTGCTATTCCATAACAAGCGCTAGAAGCCTACCGTTGAAGTaaatattaaattttatttttttaaccccttggtgaccagaccgtttttccatTTTCTTACTGTTTTTCCATTTCTGCGGtgcttgtgtttagctgtaattttcctcttactcatttactgtacccactttAAATGGTCGTTCTaaggataccattattttcatcatatcatataatttacaatacattttttaataaaatatgatgacatttttttaaaaagcacactttttctttttttttttttttaatttgtattttattggttttgtacACATGGTATATATTTCTCGTTATATGTGGTATAGTAAGAACAAGTAACAATGCATTATGGTTACAAGCACAGTCATATGCGATATTACAGTCATGAGCCTTACACTCCTCAGTTATAGTAACAGTGTCATGGAAGCATATAATGGGCAACATCAGGTTCATTTATGTGCTGAGATTATCGCTTAATGGGGCTGCCTGGCTTTGGTAATCTCGCAGCCCTGAGCTATGTGTATACGGGCGGTTATGTGAGTACGGCGCTGGTTGCAGTGCCGCTTGCCCTGAGGTCGTGAGTTGCTGACAGCAGTGTACTCTCTAAGACATTGAGActagataaaacatttaaaacatttaaaacagttAAATATTTGAAACATCAGTGGGTGAAAGCCGTCTAGTGGTGACGGCTCGAGGGGTCAAAAGAGTGGGCAATATCCAGCCTCTGTGGACAGTGAGTTCCCTTAGGTGTTGCGTTCCGCACTGCTCTTGCCGTGTTTGGAGACAGTCGTACCAAGGCttttgaggagagtctctggatCATCATTGGGGGTCAGAGTGAATGCCTCGGTGCCCTGATGTACTACTAGTGAACCCGCTGTGTCCCATCTGTAGCGGACCGAGTGTTCTCTTAATTTCTTAGCGACCGGTGCTAATTGCCTCCTTGCAGCAAGTACAGAGAAGGGGAGGTCACTGTATAAGGCTACCTCACAGCCCTCTATTTTCACTGTCCCCAGCGTTCTGGAGCTGGCCATAATGGCGGCTCTCGCTGTAATGTCTCTGGTTGTGGCTATGGTGTCTCTGGGGGCTCCTGCTGGTGCTGCTGGTGATTTGCGCACTCGGAAGGCAGTCACGATTATTGGGGTGTCTGTGTTGCACCTTGGGCCCATTGAGGAAACAAGCCTCCGGGCGAAGGGTAGCAGGTCTTCTTCGCTCACCGTTTCAGGAATGCCCCTCATACGTATATTGCGGCGGCGGTGTCTAGTCTCCAGAGAGACCACCGTGTTGTGTAGGCGTTGGACCTGGTCGGTGAGCTTGTCCAGCCGTTCTGTGTTGTCTTGGAGGCGGTTGTCCCTGCGTTTCTCTCTGGTCTCCACCTCTTGTACCCTCTGCTGGAGGATCCAAATTTCAGCCTGGGTCTCCTTTAGGTCAGCCTTCCAGACTTGTCTGAGGTCTGTTAGCAGCCTTTTGATGTCCCCCTTTGTGGATGGGGAATCATCATCATCCGAGTCGGACATGTGAGGGGTGTCCTCGGGTTGGAGTGATGTCTGCGAGTCCCTCTCGTCCTGGGACTCCTCGGAGGTCTCCTGCGCCATGTGTGGTTCCGGCGCCATCTTAGCAGGCCGCGCTTGAGGAGGCCTCTGGAAGGCGATCCGAATGTCGGGTGCCGCGGGTCGCTCCACATGGATTATCTTTTTATGTTTGCGCCCCATATTGTCGGGTGGCGGGTAAGTTGGGAGATTCTTTCGCTGAATTTTCTGTGTTTAGCCTCTTTATCCGTGGGGCCGAGACGGAGCTCCACAGATATGCGACCGTTCAGCTCCGttgtcggccacgccccctcaaAAGCAcactttttcaagtttttttttttgcaagttataggactATAAgtgcaagtaggacattgctgtttcaaaatatatatattttttaaatgtatgaatagtgacattgtaacactgttatctgtcataaatctctgaatcacacctcacatgtatatattttttttaaagtagacaacccagggtatttaatatggggtatgtccagtcttttttagtagccacttagtcacaaacactggccaaagctagcatttatttttgtttgtgtgttaaaaatgcaaaaaacggggggcggggcctgacactcaTGGCGATCGGACGTACCTTGCATGGGCTCCTCGCCTGAACACGACCTTAGCCCGGACTCTGGACACATCTCGCCTCCGAAATGCACCCGGTGAACACATACCGGAGCTACAACGGGGCAGGCTCGAGTGGCAGCGGCTGGGGTCGAGTTCCGAGGTAGAAGGTACCGGAGGGGACGGTGCGGCCTAGTCGAGCTGTGGagcgggagggacggccgctctcccaatcTAGCGGGTCCTAGGCTGGTGCTGAAGCCTCCAagagccccgttacccccccccttgggaccggtgggggttatcccggtccccaccaggcaagCCTGCACTGTTCCCTTGTGCAGTCACACGACAAAGGCAGACAGATCCCACGAGGCCACACTAAAGTGGCCGACAGCAGTGCAGCAGATCCAGAGACCAGAGTGGCGTGCAAGACTCACCCAGCCCGAACCGGCAAGGTGGGGGATCCCACGAAAAGCTCTCGACCTCCATGCTAACCAGCCTTGGCAAAGACCCCAAGACACCCAAGCACTAAAGAAGCCTGCATACTCCTGCACTCCCACAAAGCAGTGGCACTCCCAGGACCCATCAACTACCCTGAAGCCTGAACCACGGAGCTGCACCTGGAGAGCACCCAGTGACACCACTCCCATGCCCCCACTCAACACCGCGGCAGATCGCTCCATGGCATGGGGGCACCTCAGGTATCGTGCCCATACTCACCCAACAGCGTGGAGAAATGATGGGAACGGACCTCAATTACTGCACTCAGCAGCGGGACTTTGGGACTCTGTAGCCATGATAGCTATCACACAGGGACTATTCCCACGCACAGGGAATGCAACTGGTCGGAGCTGGCAGTGACCCCAGCCTGTATATCACTATTAAGGCACACACAGCTTACATATATCAGAGTTAACCCCACCTGTTGCCGCGGTGGCTGCAGACATCGACACGCACACACCCTCTCTGATAGAGCTAAAGTTAAAGCTAATGTTTAGGATAATGCTTAAGCTAATGTTCAATGAGAATGCCACTTTGGTGCTGACTTCCTGCATTAAGATGCCGAGGGCGCACTATGCCTGGTGGAAACTTACTCTAAACGTACTCTAATAAGCGTGTAACCCTCTAATTATACGCCATAGTCAGTCGGAAAAATCACACTGTGTACCTAATGAATAGTCACTTATAACTGACAGGTTGCTCTATAGCTTGAGGAAACTTcgtaatataaaattaaagaatgaTCTAAGTAACTACGCATGCGCAAACTAAAAAATCGTGCTTGTAATCCGTATGTCTTGACTCTCAAAAatcaaaaaatgtgcactgtttttgATGCCATACCATTGTTTTAAGATGTTTACGTATTtgtctgcaccagctgttgtggcagtgcaaacggtTGTTACCAccatgcacgaataaaataaagaatttaaaaaaaaaaaaaaaaatgcaaaaaacgggggcggggcctgaccgcagagctgagAGGACGCTTGCCTCAACAGCTCCGGTAAAAGaagacagaaaaagaaaaaaaactactaaaAAGGGCGACACAAAGGCCACTCAACGCAAGAGGACACCGGGGCTCACAAGTAGATACCCACTCATATGGCCACCGGTACTGGAGACACCACACGATGGCACAACACAGGGCCCGATAAGGGAAGTCAGAGAGAGGGACTCAACTATACCCCCAGACCCCACTCCCAAGATGGGCAGGCATCGGAGACAGGCCGCCCCGAAAGCAGAAGCATGGAACCTCACTAGGAGCAGACACTGCCCGAAAAAGACCATCAAGGTCCAGGGGCAGCCTGCGAGCAAACGCCAAAAGCTACCTCGCCCGCTTGCTATGACCCAGCACAGGCCCCAGAGGGGTACAGCCCACCTTGATCGACCGAGAAGGCGGTGAAGCACGAGGCCTAACATGGCGGATCGACCACACTGGAAAAGGAGCAGCCCGCGACCACACCAAGCAGAGGGATCCCCAACCGGGACTATACAATACCTACCAAGCGAGTCAGATCCCCACACTGGGACTATTCTCCCCCGCACTTCTGGACCACTGAAAGCAAAGCGCAGATCGTCATCGGCTGACTgtcataatacacattttctgctTTGGTTCCGTTTGCTTTCAATATTCGCTGAATCtaccaatgtaaaaatattacataaatatgcatgaagaatttatatatttatatatttgaagtctacatgtatatttatgtaattatgtatatggacatatgtatattttgtattatttttatttatttatatatagatacatatatatataatttcatttacCGCATATACTTGAGTAAAAAGCCCCCCTCAGCTTATATTCGAGTCAGGGTctatattatggcaacttacattgccataatacagaccaggacagCAAGCTGTTAGTTACctttcctccagctccccagtgtaaatctcccgagtcccgcggccgtcagacGCTCCGCGTGGCACGCAGACCGCgaaatttacactggggagctggaggagctgcaggaaaggtagtCAGTAAGTCATCAGTAAGTAACATCTTGCTgccacacccccccctccccctcccccctcccactgctcagtacatgccactggaccaccagggattaaaatatccccctctctggccaggtaacaagtaggaaggggggacacaaacactacacaaacactgcattcattatatatgcactacacaagcacacacactctgaattcattATACCCagtgtgaattatatatatatatatatatatatatatatatatatatatatatatattaatatcacaatacagtcagaataaaataacatatatatattaatatcacattacagtcagaataaaattacatatatatatatttctttttatttattattttcatttttttttaaattagttattatttatattttataatgtccatacaatatatatatatatacacgtgtgtaattttaatttatttataataagaaagagaatgcacaccaaaaaaagtCACAATAGTAACTTAACCTGGTTTAATAAGTCAATATCAGATAACaggcaaaaataaacaattatagtTAAAGTGACAAAATAGGCACAAAACATAAATcaaaaattaagaataattaccaaaagtactcacaagcctaatagagcagaaacaggacacaaaaaataaccccccaatgtttcggcacctcctggttgcctttatcaagggtatatTATATCTAGATTTACCACAATTTCTTTATAAAGCAATAAATCACCTGATGGCCAtcagtatggaggaggagagccgaaaccggaagtgacatcatcacttCCGTCCTCGGACACATCCACTTCATAAAGCATACTTGTAAATTATATACATAGAATAATAATCCACCCACATAAAATTCTAACCTCGTGGCAGCTTGTCATATgtgcagaacaaaaaaaaacaatccgtAATCGGGCACCCTAGCGCGCATGCGCAAAGAAGATGTGCAAATTGCCATAGAGGTTACAGGCAAAAAAACTCTTCACTCTAGCCGCGCATGTGCAATGATGCGCTAGACGCATAGAAGTTCACACGCGTGCGCACGAGCATGCGCAATAACAAAAACTCGGCAATATACTTGCAGAAGAATCACTgttaacataaaatatattacaCATGCAAAACAGATCCACCACGCAGCCAATATTAAGCATGCAAAGGGGCACAAAAAACGATAGAATATgactacataaaaaataaattgtgataATAGTAATCATATTGATCAGAAAAAAGGAAAAGTGGTGCCTAATATCTAGGGTTGCTcataatcagggccggccttaggggtgtgcgagctgtgcagccgcacagggcgccatggagcagggtgcaccctgcggccgcatagctcacacggcaggggcgtattagccgcgaggctaacaaggcatttgccttgggcggcattttccagggggcggcaaaaaaacgcccccaaatgcccaaggcaaatgtcttgttagccttgcggctaacagacatgctgggcggtcgggcggcgctggtgggcggcactggctggctggctggcgggcgggcggctggcgagggagcacatcctctgagctgtctgctcagctccctcgcgcgccgccgagtgaggctgggagccggaatatgacgtcatattccggctcccagcctcactctaaggcgcgcgagggagctgagcagacagctcagaggaagtgctccctcgccagccgcccgcccgcaagccagccagccagtgccgctcgcccagcagccactggaccaccagggagaaagagacccccccctccagcattcccaaaggtaaggaggctggggggggggtttaaataaatttaaaaaaaattgttaatgtgggtgagtgtgtgtgtgtctgtgactgttagtgtgtgtgtctgttagtgtgtgtctgtgactgctagtgtgtgtgtctgttagtgtgtgtgtctgttagtgtgtgtctgtgactgttagtgtgtgtgtctgttagtgtgtgtgtctgttagtgtgtgtctgtgactgttagtgtgtgtgtctgttagtgtgtttgcctgtgagtgtgtgtgtctgttagtgagtgtgtgtgtgtgtgtgtgtctgactgtgtgtgtgtggctatctgcctgtgtgtgtgtgtgactgtgtgtgtgactgtctgcgtgtgcgtgttttccctccttgtaaatctcacatttgatgatggaccacaggttctcaatggggttcagatcaggtgaacaaggaggccatgtcattagattttcttcttttataccctttcttgccagccacgctgtggagtacttggacgcgtttgatggagcattgtcctgcatgaaaatcatgtttttcttgaaggatgcagacttcttcctgtaccactgcttgaagaaggtgtcttccagaaactggcagtaggactgggagttgagcttgactccatcctcaacccgaaaaggccccacaagctcatctttgatgataccagcccaaaccagtactccacctccaccttgctggcgtctgagtcggactggagctctctgccctttaccaatccagccacgggcccatccatctggcccatcaagactcactctcatttcatcagtccataaaaccttagaaaaatcagtcttgagatatttcttggtccagtcttgacgtttcagcttgtgtgtcttgttcagtggtggtcgtctttcagcctttcttaccttggccatgtctctgagtattgcacaccttgtgcttttgggcactccagtgatgttgcagctctgaaatatggccaaactggtggcaagtggcatcttggcagctgcacgcttgacttttctcagttcatgggcagttattttgcgccttggtttctccacac
This DNA window, taken from Pelobates fuscus isolate aPelFus1 chromosome 9, aPelFus1.pri, whole genome shotgun sequence, encodes the following:
- the LOC134572162 gene encoding homeobox protein CDX-4-like → MYVSYFMDQENNMYPGPRKYPNSGVPMQNFPSNATYSEYMEYHNAQIMDNSGHSSGVWGSHYGFQREEWNGYGPGPSNTCSAPISGLSPGQMMYESPDYSSMRHPGQGAMPLDSVNIVQTLSNNQRHQPYDWMRKTIHTNPAGKTRTKEKYRVVYTDHQRLELEKEFLSNRYITIRRKSEIAISLGLSDRQVKIWFQNRRAKERKLIKKIGQFDGSVGSAQSDSGSVSPANMSAGLYPQPLALNGLQSMNNMLQVAVSQ